Proteins encoded in a region of the Podarcis muralis chromosome 4, rPodMur119.hap1.1, whole genome shotgun sequence genome:
- the MRPL57 gene encoding large ribosomal subunit protein mL63, whose protein sequence is MFLTIARLRNRIPGSQWIGKHRRPRFVTEIMKQGIIKRLEREAENEYWLSRPYMTKDQEYRHNAERRHLWRERAMAAEKAKFPEHKYATEHLGHLNVTKKWTEA, encoded by the coding sequence ATGTTTCTGACCATAGCACGGCTTCGAAACCGCATTCCTGGGAGTCAGTGGATTGGTAAACACAGACGGCCGAGGTTCGTTACAGAGATAATGAAACAGGGTATCATTAAGAGGCTGGAAAGGGAAGCTGAAAATGAATATTGGCTGAGCCGGCCATACATGACAAAAGACCAGGAGTATCGCCACAATGCAGAACGCAGACATTTATGGCGGGAAAGAGCAATGGCTGCAGAAAAAGCTAAGTTTCCAGAGCATAAGTATGCTACAGAACATCTGGGTCACCTTAATGTGACCAAGAAATGGACAGAAGCTTGA